Proteins encoded in a region of the Sphingomonas jaspsi DSM 18422 genome:
- a CDS encoding EAL domain-containing protein: MIAPADLGLLDGFERALINGRLRMVYQPKVNLSDGRLHRVEALVRWDDPDLGAVSPARFVPLAEKHGLIDQLTQWGLRTTLRQWRQWRDEGLDTALAFNISALSLDALDFPDLVERMCRAIEVPTDRLVLELTEGATQPLVKLMDTLTRFRIKGIGLAIDDFGVGYSTLMQLRQLPFTELKIDRFFVEDAPTSNDSQLIVRSIIDLAHGLGLSVTAEGVETVEQLRLLRQLNCDVAQGYVLAKPLPPDELLQWTRELPDRWPGLIGNA, from the coding sequence ATGATCGCCCCTGCCGACCTTGGCCTGCTCGACGGATTCGAGCGTGCGCTGATCAACGGTCGGCTTCGCATGGTCTACCAACCGAAGGTCAACCTGTCGGACGGTCGCCTCCACCGTGTCGAGGCATTGGTGCGATGGGACGATCCCGATCTGGGCGCGGTGTCCCCTGCCCGTTTCGTTCCGCTGGCCGAAAAGCACGGCTTGATCGACCAACTCACACAGTGGGGACTTCGCACGACGCTGCGCCAGTGGCGCCAGTGGCGCGACGAGGGACTGGACACCGCCCTCGCCTTTAATATCTCGGCGCTTAGCCTCGACGCGCTCGACTTCCCCGACCTGGTCGAGCGGATGTGCCGGGCGATCGAAGTGCCGACGGACCGCCTGGTGCTGGAGCTGACCGAAGGCGCCACCCAGCCGCTGGTCAAGCTGATGGACACACTGACCCGCTTCCGCATCAAGGGCATCGGGTTGGCCATCGACGATTTCGGCGTCGGCTATTCCACCTTGATGCAGCTGCGGCAATTGCCGTTCACCGAACTCAAGATCGATCGTTTCTTCGTCGAGGACGCGCCGACGTCGAACGACAGCCAGCTGATCGTCCGGTCAATCATCGACCTCGCCCACGGGCTTGGCCTCAGCGTCACGGCAGAGGGTGTCGAAACCGTCGAACAGCTGCGCCTTCTGCGCCAGCTCAATTGCGACGTCGCCCAAGGCTATGTCCTCGCAAAGCCGCTCCCGCCCGACGAACTGCTGCAATGGACGCGCGAATTGCCCGATCGCTGGCCGGGCCTCATCGGCAACGCCTAG
- a CDS encoding response regulator, translated as MAFPRLLVIDDEPALADYVAKAADLCGYQPIVTANDQQFRDRFLADRPNMVALDLQMPGMDGVELLRFLAEQEFTDPVLIISGFDRRVLDSAFRLGNSLGLQMVGPVEKPARLEQLEDILNELKPTLVP; from the coding sequence ATGGCCTTCCCCAGGCTGTTAGTGATTGATGACGAGCCGGCATTGGCCGATTATGTCGCAAAAGCCGCGGATTTGTGCGGATACCAGCCCATCGTAACCGCGAACGACCAGCAGTTTCGCGACCGGTTTTTGGCCGATCGTCCGAACATGGTGGCGCTTGACCTCCAAATGCCGGGCATGGACGGTGTGGAGTTGCTGCGCTTCCTGGCGGAGCAGGAATTCACCGATCCGGTGCTGATCATCAGCGGGTTCGACCGCCGCGTCCTCGACAGCGCCTTTCGGCTGGGCAACTCGCTCGGCCTGCAAATGGTCGGGCCGGTCGAAAAACCTGCCCGCCTCGAACAGCTGGAAGACATTCTTAACGAGTTGAAGCCGACGCTGGTGCCATGA
- a CDS encoding PilZ domain-containing protein → MFGSLIRRKQTHRPLGEDNVAFESTTFSLTTAVPRPAERRGDDRVMAMLRVAKLSYADGERNQLIRVCNVSAGGLMAEVGHEVAVGDQVEIELSSQKIPSTVVWTRQGTAGFKFAQNIDLGELLAGRKPRHGFRPRPPRLEVDCRANVKLGDKYYNVDVHDISLGGLKVEPIDEYCLGKPVIVVVESLRPVRGEVRWFADRKAGIVFDQPLKFEELAEWVGKRLELAALKASIKKG, encoded by the coding sequence ATGTTCGGCAGCCTTATCCGGCGCAAGCAGACCCATCGCCCGCTCGGCGAAGACAATGTGGCTTTCGAGTCGACCACCTTTTCGCTGACGACGGCCGTTCCCCGGCCTGCCGAGCGCCGCGGCGATGACCGGGTGATGGCCATGTTGCGGGTCGCCAAGCTCAGCTACGCCGACGGCGAACGCAACCAGCTGATAAGGGTTTGCAACGTGTCGGCTGGCGGTCTGATGGCCGAAGTCGGCCATGAAGTCGCCGTCGGCGACCAAGTCGAGATCGAACTGTCGTCGCAGAAAATCCCGTCGACCGTGGTTTGGACTCGTCAGGGGACCGCCGGCTTCAAATTCGCGCAGAATATCGACCTGGGCGAGCTTCTTGCCGGTCGCAAGCCGCGCCACGGCTTCCGCCCGCGGCCGCCCCGGCTTGAGGTCGACTGCCGCGCCAACGTCAAGCTGGGCGACAAATATTACAACGTCGACGTCCACGATATCTCGCTTGGCGGACTCAAGGTCGAACCGATCGACGAATATTGCCTCGGCAAGCCGGTCATCGTGGTGGTCGAGAGCCTGCGGCCGGTGCGCGGCGAAGTCCGCTGGTTCGCCGACCGCAAGGCCGGCATCGTGTTCGACCAGCCGCTGAAGTTCGAAGAACTGGCTGAATGGGTCGGCAAGCGGCTCGAACTCGCGGCGCTCAAAGCATCGATCAAGAAGGGCTGA
- the msrA gene encoding peptide-methionine (S)-S-oxide reductase MsrA encodes MADQVAVLAGGCFWCTEAVFLDVVGVKSVESGYTGGTTVNPTYKQVCGGDTGHAEAIRITFDDSELSYDDLLDIFFAIHDPTQLNRQGNDIGTQYRSAIFPQDEVQADAARAALARANDALSGKVVTTIEPKAEWYPAEDYHQDYWAGEGQRNPYCLAVIPPKLAKLRKSFQARVKSQAATSDI; translated from the coding sequence ATGGCAGATCAGGTAGCGGTGCTCGCAGGCGGATGTTTCTGGTGCACCGAAGCAGTGTTCCTCGACGTCGTCGGCGTAAAGTCGGTCGAAAGCGGCTACACCGGCGGCACCACCGTGAATCCGACTTACAAGCAGGTTTGCGGGGGCGATACCGGCCATGCCGAGGCGATCCGCATCACGTTCGACGATTCCGAGCTGAGCTATGACGATCTGCTCGACATCTTCTTCGCCATCCATGACCCGACCCAGCTCAACCGGCAGGGCAACGATATCGGCACCCAGTATCGCAGCGCCATCTTCCCGCAGGACGAGGTCCAGGCCGACGCTGCGCGGGCCGCGCTTGCCCGCGCGAACGATGCGCTTAGCGGCAAGGTAGTCACGACGATCGAGCCCAAGGCGGAATGGTATCCGGCGGAAGACTATCACCAGGATTATTGGGCGGGCGAAGGCCAGCGCAATCCTTATTGTCTGGCGGTGATTCCGCCGAAGCTGGCCAAGCTGCGCAAGAGTTTCCAGGCGCGGGTGAAAAGCCAGGCCGCGACCAGCGACATCTGA